Proteins from a single region of Streptomyces glaucescens:
- a CDS encoding acyl-CoA dehydrogenase family protein, whose amino-acid sequence MTITELPRTDESAQVPNTAEDILRHAREAVPVLRERAAGIEAARRLPADVVELLRRGGVFRAAVPKDRGGPELTSMQQTELIETLATGDVSTAWCAMIGMDSGIYAGYLEEAAVREFYDRPDTPNSGWIHPQGRAERVPGGYRVTGHWRFGSGSTHCEVLVAGCQVFKDGRPEPDPVTGDPVHWRVMVARPDQYEIVDTWHTTGLAGSGSCDYRVTDLFVPEEHSFSFRVPRRTGPLHATPDAILRKMSGVPLGMARAAIDHVRELARTRVDRESGTPWAESARVRSTLARAEMELAAARASVYTSLEEQWAALERGDETTARQRTATALARYHAFRTGRSIVSTLFDLVGGSSIYRGSSPLDRWLRDAHTMCQHAVAQDSILELTGQVLLGGESRSPFF is encoded by the coding sequence GTGACCATCACCGAGCTGCCCCGCACCGACGAGTCCGCCCAGGTGCCCAACACCGCCGAGGACATCCTCCGTCACGCCCGCGAGGCCGTACCGGTCCTGCGCGAGCGGGCCGCCGGCATCGAGGCGGCCCGCCGGCTCCCCGCGGACGTCGTGGAGCTGCTCCGCCGCGGCGGGGTCTTCCGCGCCGCCGTCCCCAAGGACCGCGGCGGACCCGAACTGACGTCCATGCAGCAGACCGAACTGATCGAGACGCTCGCCACCGGGGACGTCTCGACCGCCTGGTGCGCCATGATCGGCATGGACTCGGGCATCTACGCCGGCTACCTGGAGGAAGCGGCCGTCCGCGAGTTCTACGACCGCCCGGACACCCCCAACTCCGGCTGGATCCACCCGCAGGGACGCGCCGAACGCGTGCCCGGCGGCTACCGGGTCACCGGGCACTGGCGGTTCGGCAGCGGCTCCACCCACTGCGAGGTCCTGGTCGCCGGCTGCCAGGTGTTCAAGGACGGCCGGCCCGAGCCCGACCCGGTCACCGGTGACCCCGTGCACTGGCGGGTGATGGTGGCCCGTCCCGACCAGTACGAGATCGTCGACACCTGGCACACCACGGGCCTGGCCGGCAGCGGCAGCTGCGACTACCGGGTGACCGACCTGTTCGTGCCGGAGGAGCACTCCTTCTCCTTCCGGGTGCCGCGCCGCACCGGCCCGCTGCACGCCACGCCCGACGCCATCCTCCGCAAGATGTCCGGCGTGCCCCTCGGCATGGCGCGCGCCGCCATCGACCACGTGCGGGAGCTGGCCCGCACCCGGGTCGACCGGGAGAGCGGCACCCCGTGGGCCGAGAGCGCCCGGGTGCGGTCGACGCTGGCCCGGGCGGAGATGGAGCTGGCCGCGGCCCGCGCCTCCGTCTACACCAGCCTGGAGGAGCAGTGGGCGGCCCTGGAGCGGGGCGACGAGACCACGGCCCGCCAGCGCACCGCCACCGCGCTCGCCCGCTACCACGCCTTCCGGACCGGCCGGAGCATCGTCTCCACGCTGTTCGACCTCGTCGGCGGCTCGTCCATCTACCGCGGCTCGTCCCCGCTGGACCGCTGGCTGCGCGACGCGCACACCATGTGCCAGCACGCGGTGGCCCAGGACTCCATCCTCGAACTGACGGGCCAGGTCCTGCTCGGCGGCGAGTCCCGCAGCCCGTTCTTCTAG
- a CDS encoding cupin domain-containing protein, with amino-acid sequence MSQSTTAHRPERPDQPDAHDAHDASTQRHAQAQHEPHDPHDPHHAHDPHDPGHSHDEHHDHGPHPVRDVVHVPAGEGRSVWLSGDVYTFKLTHEDSGGSLAFLEADVPPGGGPPLHIHADADEAFYLLAGELDITARGRTYAVRPGDFVFIPKGTPHRFRNNGIHTARQLLLFTPSGVDRFFLEAGRPPVPGTPPPPPESEDLPRVVAIGERHHLFQATEESR; translated from the coding sequence ATGTCGCAGAGCACGACCGCACACCGGCCCGAGCGGCCGGACCAGCCCGACGCGCACGACGCGCACGACGCGTCGACGCAGCGGCACGCGCAGGCGCAGCACGAGCCGCACGACCCGCACGACCCGCACCACGCGCACGACCCGCACGACCCGGGCCACTCGCACGACGAGCACCACGACCACGGGCCGCACCCGGTCCGGGACGTCGTGCACGTCCCCGCGGGCGAGGGCCGGTCCGTGTGGCTGAGCGGTGACGTCTACACCTTCAAGCTGACCCATGAGGACTCCGGCGGATCCCTGGCCTTCCTGGAGGCCGACGTCCCGCCCGGCGGCGGACCGCCGCTGCACATCCACGCCGACGCCGACGAGGCCTTCTACCTGCTCGCCGGCGAGCTGGACATCACGGCCCGGGGCCGCACCTACGCCGTACGCCCCGGCGACTTCGTCTTCATCCCGAAGGGCACCCCCCACCGGTTCCGCAACAACGGCATCCACACGGCACGCCAGTTGCTGCTGTTCACCCCCTCGGGGGTCGACCGGTTCTTCCTGGAGGCGGGCCGGCCGCCGGTCCCGGGCACCCCGCCCCCGCCCCCCGAGTCCGAGGACCTGCCCAGGGTCGTCGCCATCGGGGAGCGCCACCACCTCTTCCAGGCGACGGAGGAGTCCAGGTGA
- a CDS encoding class II 3-deoxy-7-phosphoheptulonate synthase, with the protein MAVPTTGQAARARYSWRDLPAAQQPEYPDPEALRAVIADLESYPPLVFAGECDQLRARMAAVARGEAFLLQGGDCAEAFDAVSADQIRNKLKTLLQMGAVLTYAASVPVVKVGRIAGQYSKPRSKPTETRDGVTLPVYRGDSVNGFDFTPESRIPDPQRLKRMYHASASTLNLVRAFTTGGYADLRQVHAWNQDFVRSSPSGQRYEQLAREIDQALNFMHACGADPEEFKTVEFYASHEALLLDYESALTRVDSRTGRLYDVSAHMVWIGERTRQLDGAHIEFASKIRNPVGIKLGPSTTAEEALRYIERLDPEREPGRLTFIVRMGADKIRDRLPELVEKVTASGAVVAWVTDPMHGNTFEAASGHKTRRFDDVLDEVKGFFEVHKALGTHPGGIHVELTGDDVTECVGGGDEIFVDDLHQRYETACDPRLNRSQSLDLAFLVAEYFTSVAGPAPARRPGGRT; encoded by the coding sequence CTGGCCGTCCCGACGACCGGGCAGGCCGCGCGGGCCCGCTACTCCTGGCGGGACCTGCCCGCGGCGCAGCAGCCCGAGTACCCCGACCCCGAGGCTCTGCGCGCAGTGATCGCGGACCTCGAGTCGTATCCGCCGCTCGTCTTCGCGGGCGAGTGCGACCAGCTGCGTGCCCGGATGGCGGCCGTCGCCAGGGGTGAGGCGTTCCTCCTCCAGGGCGGCGACTGTGCCGAGGCGTTCGATGCGGTGTCCGCCGATCAGATCCGCAACAAGCTCAAGACGCTGCTGCAGATGGGGGCGGTGCTCACGTACGCGGCGTCGGTGCCGGTGGTGAAGGTGGGGCGGATCGCCGGCCAGTACTCCAAGCCGCGTTCCAAGCCGACCGAGACGCGTGACGGGGTGACGCTGCCGGTCTACCGGGGGGATTCGGTCAACGGGTTCGATTTCACGCCCGAGTCGCGGATCCCGGACCCGCAGCGGCTGAAGCGGATGTACCACGCTTCGGCGTCGACGCTGAACCTGGTGCGGGCGTTCACCACCGGCGGGTACGCCGACCTGCGCCAGGTGCACGCCTGGAACCAGGACTTCGTGCGTTCCTCGCCTTCGGGGCAGCGGTATGAGCAGCTGGCCCGGGAGATCGACCAGGCGCTGAACTTCATGCATGCCTGCGGGGCGGACCCGGAGGAGTTCAAGACGGTCGAGTTCTACGCGTCGCACGAGGCGCTGCTGCTGGACTACGAGTCGGCGCTGACCCGGGTGGACTCGCGCACGGGGCGGCTGTACGACGTGTCGGCGCACATGGTGTGGATCGGTGAGCGGACCCGGCAGCTGGACGGGGCGCACATCGAGTTCGCGTCGAAGATCCGCAATCCGGTCGGGATCAAGCTCGGTCCGAGCACGACGGCCGAGGAGGCGCTGCGGTACATCGAGCGGCTCGATCCGGAGCGGGAGCCGGGGCGGCTGACGTTCATCGTGCGGATGGGCGCGGACAAGATCCGTGACCGGCTGCCGGAGCTGGTGGAGAAGGTCACCGCGTCGGGTGCGGTGGTGGCGTGGGTGACCGACCCGATGCACGGCAACACCTTCGAGGCGGCCTCCGGGCACAAGACCCGCCGTTTCGACGACGTGCTCGACGAGGTCAAGGGCTTCTTCGAGGTCCACAAGGCGCTGGGCACCCATCCCGGCGGCATCCACGTCGAGCTGACCGGCGACGACGTCACCGAGTGCGTCGGCGGCGGCGACGAGATCTTCGTCGACGACCTCCACCAGCGCTACGAGACCGCCTGCGACCCCCGCCTCAACCGCAGCCAGTCCCTCGACCTCGCCTTCCTCGTCGCGGAGTACTTCACCTCCGTCGCCGGCCCGGCGCCGGCCCGCCGTCCCGGGGGCCGGACATGA